One genomic window of Cupriavidus oxalaticus includes the following:
- a CDS encoding TM2 domain-containing protein has translation MPAATPASPATTRATTTPARGKSKLLTVALAFLFGSLGAHRFYLGGLRDVYGWVHLLGLLAGVVGIASMATDAGTPALNWTFAVAGGVSVISAFLGAIVYGLRPDDKWDARFNPHGKPTRSGWPVVILVILSLLIGTGLLMAGLAISFQTFFESQVEAARELSQ, from the coding sequence ATGCCTGCCGCCACGCCAGCCAGTCCCGCAACCACTCGCGCCACCACCACCCCGGCACGCGGCAAGTCCAAGCTGCTGACGGTCGCGCTGGCGTTCCTGTTCGGCAGCCTCGGGGCGCACCGCTTCTACCTGGGCGGGCTGCGCGACGTGTACGGCTGGGTTCACCTGCTGGGGCTGCTGGCCGGCGTCGTCGGCATTGCCTCGATGGCGACCGATGCCGGGACGCCCGCGCTCAACTGGACGTTCGCCGTTGCCGGCGGAGTCTCGGTCATCAGCGCCTTCCTTGGCGCCATCGTCTATGGCCTGCGCCCGGACGACAAGTGGGACGCGCGCTTCAATCCCCATGGCAAGCCCACGCGCTCCGGGTGGCCGGTCGTGATCCTGGTGATCCTGTCGCTGCTGATCGGCACCGGCCTGCTGATGGCGGGGCTGGCCATCAGCTTCCAGACCTTCTTCGAATCGCAGGTCGAGGCGGCGCGCGAGCTGTCGCAATAG
- a CDS encoding Lrp/AsnC ligand binding domain-containing protein has product MRTSRQPVRTLDRLDRRILTLLQADGRISMKDLAEAVGLTITPCIERVKRLERDGVIMGYYARLNPTLLGSALLVFVEISLGNKSGNMFEQFRREVLRIPEVLECHLVSGDFDYLIKARIREIGEYRRLLGDILLQLPGAAQSKSYVVMEEIKETLAISVEDKSQPT; this is encoded by the coding sequence ATGAGAACCAGCCGCCAGCCCGTACGCACGCTCGACCGGCTCGACCGCAGGATCCTGACGCTGCTGCAGGCAGACGGCAGGATCTCGATGAAAGACCTGGCGGAGGCGGTCGGCCTGACCATCACGCCGTGCATCGAGCGGGTCAAGCGCCTGGAGCGCGATGGTGTCATCATGGGCTACTACGCGCGGCTGAATCCGACCCTGCTGGGCAGTGCACTGCTAGTGTTCGTGGAGATCTCGCTCGGCAATAAATCGGGCAATATGTTCGAGCAGTTCCGGCGCGAGGTGCTGCGCATCCCGGAAGTGCTGGAGTGTCACCTCGTGTCGGGCGATTTCGACTACCTGATCAAAGCGCGCATCCGCGAGATCGGCGAATACCGGCGGCTGCTGGGCGACATCCTGTTGCAACTGCCCGGTGCCGCGCAGTCGAAAAGCTATGTCGTCATGGAAGAAATCAAGGAAACGCTTGCAATCTCGGTCGAGGACAAGAGCCAGCCGACCTGA
- a CDS encoding PA0069 family radical SAM protein codes for MKRPANPFKDTSTAAADTQAGPRAPVARKGRGAVSNLQGRFERDQRETFDDGWGSPAMEEPATAVGQAHPEAASNTTPSPQAPLPPLRTQVRIERARTILTRNASPDIPFDVSLNPYRGCEHGCIYCFARPTHAYLDLSPGLDFETRLFAKSNAAEKLREALARPSYRCETIALGVNTDAYQPIEREQRITRGILEVLSEHDHPVALITKSSLIERDIDLLAPMAAKRLAVAAVTITTLDADIARTLEPRAATPSRRLRTIRTLTDAGIPVGVSIAPVIPFITEPDLERVLEAAREAGAVYANYIVLRLPWEVRPLFEEWLLAHFPDRAERVMNRVRDMREGKAYDASFATRMRGTGVWADLLRQRFYKAADRLGFRYNRFELDTSRFRPPAGPRGKDDPQGSLF; via the coding sequence ATGAAGCGCCCCGCCAATCCCTTCAAAGACACGTCCACCGCCGCCGCCGATACGCAGGCGGGCCCGCGGGCGCCCGTCGCGCGCAAGGGACGCGGCGCGGTCAGCAACCTGCAGGGACGTTTCGAGCGAGACCAGCGCGAGACCTTCGACGACGGCTGGGGTAGTCCGGCAATGGAAGAGCCGGCGACTGCCGTCGGGCAGGCGCATCCGGAGGCTGCCTCCAACACCACTCCGTCACCGCAAGCGCCATTGCCGCCGCTGCGTACGCAGGTACGCATCGAACGCGCGCGCACGATCCTGACCCGCAACGCGTCGCCGGATATCCCGTTCGACGTGTCGCTGAACCCGTACCGCGGCTGCGAGCACGGCTGCATCTACTGCTTTGCGCGGCCCACGCACGCCTACCTTGACCTGTCGCCGGGGCTCGACTTCGAGACCCGGCTGTTCGCCAAGTCCAACGCTGCCGAGAAGCTGCGCGAGGCGCTGGCGCGGCCCTCGTACCGCTGCGAGACCATCGCGCTGGGCGTCAACACCGACGCTTACCAGCCGATCGAGCGCGAGCAGCGCATTACCCGCGGCATCCTCGAGGTGCTGAGCGAACACGACCATCCGGTCGCACTGATCACCAAGTCTTCACTGATCGAGCGTGATATCGACCTGCTGGCGCCGATGGCCGCCAAGCGGCTCGCGGTGGCGGCGGTCACCATCACCACGCTGGATGCGGACATCGCGCGCACGCTCGAGCCACGCGCGGCGACGCCGTCACGCCGACTGCGTACCATCCGCACGCTGACCGACGCCGGCATTCCGGTAGGCGTAAGCATTGCCCCGGTAATCCCGTTCATCACCGAGCCTGACCTTGAGCGTGTGCTGGAAGCGGCGCGAGAGGCGGGCGCCGTCTATGCGAACTACATCGTGCTGCGGCTGCCCTGGGAGGTGCGGCCGCTGTTCGAGGAATGGCTGCTGGCGCATTTCCCCGATCGCGCCGAGCGGGTCATGAACCGCGTTCGCGACATGCGCGAAGGCAAAGCCTACGATGCCAGCTTTGCCACGCGCATGCGGGGCACGGGCGTGTGGGCGGACTTGCTACGTCAGCGCTTCTACAAGGCCGCCGACCGGCTCGGCTTCCGCTATAACCGGTTCGAACTGGATACTTCGCGATTCCGGCCGCCCGCGGGACCACGCGGCAAGGACGATCCGCAAGGCTCCTTGTTCTGA
- a CDS encoding D-amino acid dehydrogenase translates to MRVLVLGSGVIGVTSAWYLAKAGHEVTVVDREAGPALGTSFANAGQISPGYASPWAAPGVPLKAIKWMFQDHAPLSIRPDGTLFQLQWMWQMLLNCSAERYAVNKERMVRLAEYSRDCIRALRAETGIAYEGRQQGTLQVFRTDEQLQGAAKDIAVLEEAGVPYQLLSREELAASEPALAAVSHKLSGGLRLPNDETGDCQLFTTRLSQMAELLGVRFLYNRSIDSLLTRGDAVTGAIVNGEPISADLVVVALGSWSTQLVKPFLSGMSNLPVYPLKGFSITVPLSDASRSPVSTVLDETYKVAITRFDDRIRVGGMAQIVGYDRSLDPAKRRTLEHVVTDLFPGAGDVSQATFWTGLRPMTPDGTPIVGPTQVRGLWLNTGHGTLGWTMACGSGKLLSDLVSGTSPAIRADDLSVGRYLKPTRHHLAPRPAHA, encoded by the coding sequence ATGCGTGTTCTCGTACTTGGCAGTGGCGTCATCGGCGTCACCAGTGCGTGGTATCTGGCCAAGGCCGGTCATGAAGTGACCGTCGTCGATCGCGAAGCCGGACCCGCGCTGGGCACAAGCTTTGCCAACGCGGGGCAGATCTCCCCGGGCTACGCGTCGCCGTGGGCGGCGCCCGGCGTGCCGCTGAAGGCGATCAAGTGGATGTTCCAGGACCACGCTCCGCTGTCCATCCGTCCGGACGGCACGCTGTTCCAGCTGCAATGGATGTGGCAGATGCTGCTGAACTGCAGTGCCGAGCGCTATGCCGTGAACAAGGAGCGCATGGTGCGGCTGGCCGAATACAGCCGCGACTGCATCCGCGCATTGCGCGCGGAAACCGGCATCGCTTATGAAGGCCGCCAGCAAGGCACGCTGCAGGTGTTCCGCACCGACGAGCAGCTGCAAGGCGCGGCCAAGGACATCGCCGTGCTGGAAGAAGCCGGCGTGCCCTACCAGTTGCTTTCGCGCGAAGAACTCGCCGCGAGCGAACCGGCGCTGGCCGCTGTCAGCCACAAGCTGAGCGGCGGCCTGCGCCTTCCCAACGATGAAACCGGCGACTGCCAGTTGTTCACGACGCGGCTTTCGCAGATGGCCGAGCTGCTGGGCGTCAGGTTCCTGTACAACCGTTCGATCGACAGCCTGCTGACGCGGGGCGATGCCGTCACCGGCGCCATCGTCAACGGCGAGCCGATCTCCGCCGACCTGGTGGTCGTGGCGCTGGGCAGCTGGTCGACGCAGCTGGTGAAGCCGTTCCTGTCGGGCATGTCCAACCTGCCGGTGTACCCGCTCAAGGGCTTCTCGATCACGGTGCCGCTCAGCGACGCCTCGCGCAGCCCGGTGTCGACGGTGCTGGATGAAACCTACAAGGTCGCCATCACCCGCTTCGACGACCGCATCCGCGTCGGCGGCATGGCGCAGATCGTCGGCTATGACCGCAGCCTCGACCCGGCCAAGCGCCGCACGCTCGAACACGTGGTCACCGACCTGTTCCCCGGTGCCGGCGATGTCAGCCAGGCCACCTTCTGGACCGGCCTGCGCCCGATGACGCCGGACGGCACGCCGATCGTCGGCCCGACGCAGGTACGCGGCCTGTGGCTGAACACCGGACACGGCACGCTCGGCTGGACCATGGCCTGCGGCTCCGGCAAGCTGCTGTCGGACCTGGTCTCCGGGACTTCGCCGGCGATCCGTGCCGATGACCTGTCGGTGGGACGCTATCTCAAGCCCACGCGCCATCACCTGGCACCG